From a single Nothobranchius furzeri strain GRZ-AD chromosome 9, NfurGRZ-RIMD1, whole genome shotgun sequence genomic region:
- the cart3 gene encoding cocaine- and amphetamine-regulated transcript protein-like has product MLPRTGTMQSSRLPSGALLCALLLLSAGAAGAQLMDTESEEELSPRALRDFYPKGPNLTSEKQLLGALQEVLEKLQANRLPAWEKKFGQVPTCDVGEQCAVRKGARIGKMCDCPRGAFCNFFLLKCL; this is encoded by the exons ATGCTGCCGCGCACCGGGACCATGCAGAGCTCCAGGCTGCCGAGCGGCGCGCTCCTCTGCGCGCTGCTGCTGCTCTCCGCCGGAGCCGCCGGAGCGCAGCTAATGGACACGGAGTCCGAGGAGGAGCTGAGCCCCAGAGCTCTGCGGGACTTCTACCCGAAAGGACCGAACCTTACCAGTGAGAAGCAGCTG CTTGGAGCTCTCCAAGAAGTTCTTGAAAAGCTGCAGGCTAACCGACTTCCGGCGTGGGAAAAGAAATTTGGACAAGTTCCAACA TGTGATGTCGGGGAGCAGTGCGCAGTGAGGAAAGGCGCTCGGATCGGAAAGATGTGCGACTGTCCCCGCGGAGCTTTCTGCAACTTCTTCCTGCTGAAGTGCTTATGA